Proteins encoded in a region of the Paenibacillus sp. W2I17 genome:
- a CDS encoding glutamate synthase subunit beta — protein MSTPTGFMEYKRQLPADREPAERIKDWEEFHKHMAEEELRTQGARCMDCGTPYCHTGIDMIGGTSGCPVHNLIPEWNNLVYRGLWREALERLHKTNNFPEFTGRVCPAPCEGSCTVGLIGQPVTIKTIEEAIIEKGFEEGWVVPQPPEKRTGKRVAVVGSGPAGLATAAQLNKAGHSVTVYERSDRVGGLLMYGIPTMKLDKNVVQRRVDLLEAEGIQFITNTEIGKDIAAQQLVDEYDAVVLCGGATKPREFNIEGSDLKGVHYAMDFLNGSIKSYLDSNLEDGQYLSAKDKDIIVIGGGDTGSDCVATSLRHGCRTITQFGTHTQAPMERDRINNPWPQFPNVYTLDYAQEEAKALFGQDPREFSIMTTKFVGDDEGNLKELHTVQIERIVDETGRKIYQPIPGTERVFPAQMAMIAIGFDGPEQTLVEQLGLATDRRTNVKARYGKYNTNVDKVFAAGDMRRGQSLVVWAINEGREAAREVDKYLMGASVLV, from the coding sequence ATGTCTACACCTACTGGATTTATGGAATACAAACGTCAACTGCCAGCAGATCGTGAGCCAGCGGAGCGGATCAAGGATTGGGAAGAGTTTCATAAACACATGGCTGAAGAAGAGCTCAGAACACAAGGTGCACGATGCATGGATTGTGGTACCCCGTATTGCCATACAGGTATAGATATGATTGGCGGCACGTCAGGTTGCCCCGTGCATAACCTGATTCCGGAATGGAATAATCTTGTATATCGCGGACTGTGGAGAGAAGCACTAGAGCGCCTTCACAAAACGAATAATTTCCCGGAGTTTACAGGTCGCGTCTGTCCAGCTCCTTGCGAAGGATCATGTACAGTTGGCTTAATTGGTCAGCCTGTAACCATCAAAACGATTGAAGAAGCAATTATTGAAAAAGGTTTCGAAGAAGGATGGGTTGTTCCCCAACCTCCTGAAAAACGTACGGGTAAACGTGTAGCTGTTGTAGGTTCAGGTCCAGCGGGATTAGCTACTGCGGCTCAGTTGAATAAAGCAGGACACTCGGTAACGGTATATGAGCGTTCGGACCGTGTCGGCGGATTGCTGATGTACGGTATCCCAACGATGAAATTGGATAAAAACGTAGTTCAACGTCGTGTTGATCTGCTCGAAGCAGAAGGCATTCAATTCATTACGAACACCGAGATTGGTAAAGATATCGCAGCACAACAACTAGTGGATGAATATGACGCTGTTGTATTGTGCGGTGGTGCAACGAAGCCGCGTGAATTCAATATTGAAGGCAGCGACTTGAAAGGCGTTCATTACGCGATGGATTTCCTGAATGGCAGTATTAAGAGTTATCTGGACTCCAACCTGGAAGATGGTCAATATCTGTCCGCTAAAGATAAAGATATTATCGTCATTGGTGGCGGTGATACAGGATCTGACTGTGTAGCTACATCGCTGCGTCATGGTTGTCGTACGATCACTCAATTCGGTACGCATACACAAGCGCCTATGGAGCGTGATCGCATTAACAATCCTTGGCCGCAATTCCCGAACGTATACACACTTGATTATGCGCAAGAGGAAGCCAAAGCGTTGTTTGGTCAAGATCCGCGTGAGTTCTCCATCATGACAACAAAATTTGTTGGAGACGATGAGGGGAACCTCAAAGAATTGCATACAGTACAGATCGAGCGTATTGTGGATGAGACTGGTCGCAAGATTTATCAGCCGATTCCAGGTACGGAGCGTGTATTCCCGGCTCAGATGGCCATGATTGCCATTGGTTTTGATGGACCGGAACAAACGTTGGTAGAGCAACTGGGACTTGCAACAGATCGTCGCACAAACGTTAAGGCACGTTATGGCAAATACAACACCAATGTGGATAAAGTATTTGCAGCAGGAGACATGCGTCGTGGTCAAAGCTTGGTTGTATGGGCAATTAATGAAGGCCGTGAGGCTGCTCGTGAAGTGGACAAATACTTGATGGGTGCTTCGGTTCTGGTGTAA
- the thyA gene encoding thymidylate synthase, translating into MKNYLDLLQDILNNGVHKGDRTGTGTQSVFGRQLRYDLSEGFPLVTTKRIHLKSVIHELLWFLSGDTNISYLKENGVKIWDDWADENGDLGPVYGSQWRTWEAPNGEKIDQIAAVIDSIKNNPDSRRHLVSAWNVAEINNMKLPPCHFAFQFYVAEGKLSCMLTMRSVDTFLGLPFNIASYALLTHMIAQQCDLEVGDFIWSGGDVHIYSNHVDQVKTQLEREPYALPKLVIKRKPDSIFDYKFEDFEFENYQHHPGIKAPIAV; encoded by the coding sequence ATGAAAAACTATCTCGATTTATTGCAGGATATTCTGAACAACGGCGTGCATAAAGGAGACCGTACAGGAACAGGAACACAATCTGTATTCGGCAGACAGCTCCGTTATGATCTCTCCGAAGGATTTCCGCTGGTAACAACCAAACGAATTCATCTCAAATCGGTTATTCATGAACTGTTGTGGTTTTTGAGTGGCGATACCAATATATCTTATCTAAAAGAAAATGGTGTGAAGATCTGGGACGACTGGGCAGATGAAAATGGGGATCTCGGTCCGGTATACGGCTCGCAGTGGCGTACATGGGAAGCTCCAAACGGAGAAAAGATTGATCAGATCGCCGCAGTCATTGATTCGATTAAAAATAATCCGGATTCACGTCGTCACCTTGTCAGCGCATGGAATGTGGCTGAGATCAATAATATGAAGCTTCCGCCTTGTCATTTTGCGTTTCAGTTTTACGTTGCAGAGGGTAAATTATCATGTATGCTTACGATGCGTTCCGTGGATACGTTCCTCGGATTGCCGTTTAACATCGCGAGTTATGCGCTTTTGACTCATATGATCGCCCAGCAATGTGATCTTGAGGTGGGTGATTTCATCTGGTCTGGAGGGGATGTTCACATCTACTCTAACCATGTTGATCAGGTTAAAACTCAGCTGGAGCGTGAACCTTATGCTTTACCTAAGCTGGTAATCAAGCGTAAGCCGGATTCTATTTTTGATTATAAGTTTGAAGATTTCGAGTTTGAGAACTACCAGCATCATCCGGGCATTAAAGCTCCAATTGCAGTCTAA
- a CDS encoding dihydrofolate reductase, which translates to MSIELVWAMGENGVIGLNNSIPWRLPKDMAFFKQRTLNKTIIMGRNTWESFGGKPLPQRRNIVVTRDLNYKVEQAEIVHTIEEGLSVTKGEELCVIGGSQVYREFLPLADRLVVTKIHENFEGDTFFPEVDWSEWELIEQIEGEQDEKNVHAYTFEFYERKR; encoded by the coding sequence TTGAGTATTGAATTGGTATGGGCAATGGGGGAAAACGGTGTGATCGGATTGAATAATTCGATTCCATGGCGGTTACCCAAAGATATGGCCTTTTTCAAACAACGTACGCTGAACAAAACAATTATCATGGGACGTAACACATGGGAATCTTTTGGTGGTAAGCCGCTTCCTCAGCGCCGTAATATCGTAGTGACAAGAGATCTGAACTACAAGGTGGAACAGGCTGAAATCGTACATACGATTGAGGAGGGTCTGAGTGTAACCAAAGGTGAGGAACTGTGCGTAATTGGGGGTTCCCAAGTGTATCGTGAGTTCCTGCCACTTGCAGATCGTCTTGTGGTGACCAAAATTCATGAGAATTTTGAGGGAGATACGTTTTTCCCTGAAGTGGATTGGTCCGAATGGGAACTGATTGAACAGATTGAAGGCGAACAGGATGAAAAAAATGTTCATGCGTATACATTCGAATTTTACGAACGTAAACGGTAA
- a CDS encoding Fur family transcriptional regulator: MASNRDKSISEQIFHIKNQLVEKGYKLTQQREVTVRVLLEHEKDHFSAEEVFLLVKEQFPEIGLATVYRTLELLSDLQVVEKINFGDGAARFDLRSTDGSHHHHHLICTECGKVEEIMEDGLLRLEQQIERQYGFAVTDHRLDFQGVCKECRQKHVLKEQAAG; encoded by the coding sequence ATGGCAAGTAACCGGGACAAGTCCATTTCAGAACAGATCTTTCACATTAAAAATCAATTGGTTGAAAAAGGATATAAGTTAACACAACAACGGGAAGTTACTGTACGTGTATTGCTTGAACATGAAAAGGATCATTTTAGCGCAGAGGAAGTATTTCTCCTGGTTAAGGAGCAGTTCCCTGAGATTGGATTGGCTACCGTATACCGCACTCTCGAACTGTTGAGTGACCTTCAGGTCGTTGAAAAGATTAACTTTGGTGACGGGGCTGCGCGCTTTGATCTGCGAAGTACAGACGGTTCCCATCACCACCATCATTTGATCTGTACAGAATGTGGTAAAGTGGAAGAGATTATGGAAGATGGTCTGCTTCGTTTGGAACAACAAATCGAGCGTCAGTATGGCTTTGCTGTTACGGATCATCGTCTGGATTTCCAGGGTGTATGCAAAGAGTGCAGACAAAAACATGTATTAAAGGAACAGGCAGCAGGATAA
- a CDS encoding dihydrolipoamide acetyltransferase family protein gives MAKFEYKFPELGEGLHEGEIIKMHIKVGDKVTDDDIIMEVQNDKAVVEVPCPVNGTVTEVFAKDGQVCHVGEVVAIIDAEGELPEQDDAPAGDQGEQEKDAAQGGADTSGSSAAASSSDAAKEGGNNSVPAVPAKDVLATPSVRKFAREQGVDIAQVNGTGNNGKVTKEDVESFKNGGGSSAAASSEAPAQEEKKSAAPAAAAADQYLEEERVPFKGIRKAISNAMVKSAYTAPHVTIMDEVDVTELVAFRTRMKPIAEKKGTKVTYLPFIVKALVAASRQFPALNAMIDEEANEIVYKKYYNIGIATDTDNGLIVPVIKDADRKSIWMIADSIRDLAARGREGKLSANEMRGSTISISNIGSAGGMFFTPIINFPEVAILGTGRISEKAVIKNGEVVAAPVMALSLSFDHRIIDGATAQNFMNYIKQLLANPELLVMEV, from the coding sequence TTGGCTAAATTTGAATATAAATTCCCTGAATTGGGCGAAGGCCTGCACGAAGGCGAAATCATCAAGATGCACATCAAAGTCGGTGACAAAGTAACTGACGACGACATCATCATGGAAGTACAGAACGACAAAGCGGTTGTAGAAGTACCTTGTCCGGTTAACGGAACAGTTACAGAAGTATTCGCTAAAGACGGTCAAGTCTGCCACGTTGGTGAAGTTGTAGCGATCATCGATGCAGAAGGCGAACTCCCTGAGCAAGACGACGCTCCTGCTGGCGATCAAGGCGAGCAAGAGAAAGATGCAGCTCAAGGCGGAGCTGACACAAGTGGTTCTTCTGCAGCAGCTTCCAGCTCGGATGCAGCTAAAGAAGGCGGCAACAACAGCGTTCCGGCAGTACCTGCCAAAGACGTTCTGGCAACACCAAGCGTGCGTAAATTTGCTCGCGAACAAGGTGTAGACATCGCTCAGGTTAACGGCACTGGCAACAACGGTAAAGTAACCAAAGAAGATGTTGAATCCTTCAAAAACGGTGGCGGTTCTTCCGCAGCGGCATCTTCCGAAGCTCCGGCTCAAGAAGAGAAAAAATCCGCAGCACCAGCAGCGGCTGCAGCTGATCAATACCTTGAAGAAGAGCGCGTACCATTCAAAGGTATCCGTAAAGCGATCTCTAACGCAATGGTTAAATCTGCTTACACAGCACCTCACGTTACAATCATGGACGAAGTGGACGTAACTGAATTGGTTGCTTTCCGTACTCGCATGAAACCAATTGCAGAGAAAAAAGGAACAAAAGTTACTTATCTGCCATTCATCGTTAAAGCACTGGTTGCGGCTTCCCGCCAATTCCCGGCTCTGAACGCTATGATTGATGAAGAAGCTAACGAAATTGTTTACAAAAAATACTACAACATCGGTATCGCTACAGATACAGACAACGGTTTGATCGTTCCTGTTATCAAAGATGCTGATCGTAAATCCATCTGGATGATTGCTGATTCTATCCGTGATCTGGCTGCTCGTGGTCGTGAGGGCAAATTGAGCGCGAATGAAATGAGAGGAAGCACAATCTCCATCAGTAACATCGGTTCTGCTGGCGGTATGTTCTTCACACCAATCATCAACTTCCCTGAAGTTGCTATTCTCGGAACAGGACGCATCAGCGAAAAAGCAGTGATCAAAAACGGCGAAGTAGTTGCAGCACCTGTAATGGCTCTTTCCCTGAGCTTTGACCACCGTATCATCGATGGCGCAACAGCACAAAACTTTATGAATTACATTAAACAGCTGCTCGCTAACCCTGAGCTGCTTGTTATGGAGGTGTAA
- a CDS encoding type IA DNA topoisomerase, translating into MKTLVIAEKPDMGRTIAAVIEPKAKNNRTYLEGEHYIITWAIGHLLGLAEPDAYDTKYKRWNIADLPIIPDQFKIVPNPRTKDQLKMIGELAKRASAIVNACDAGREGQYIFALIQQQLKLRQPVKRLWISDLTAESIRRGFDGLKDASEFENLTHAARARSEADWLIGMNASRAFTTRHNALLSVGRVQTPVLALIYDREIEIEAFQSQTFYEVAAWFRQEGVEYRGLRQGDKLTDAEAAETIAASVKGKTGQITKYEAKQTKEYPYRLYDLTLLQREANAKFGYGAKKTLDIAQALYEKHKVISYPRTNSNYVTEQNIEGMHKTLNLLKNGTYSELAQGAKPELVHKNNKGVCNPSRVEDHHAILPTLKRPGTLSKDEQNIYDLIVRRFLSHFYPPAEYKQHTVLTEVEKHQFKTSVKELLSLGWKVVLGSGDQEQGGAGKKKTKKNNNEEEEAEEWTDKAFAVQPELPVQCTKSEFKEKATQPPKSYTEGTLLKAMESAGKQIENEELRDAMKDSGLGTPATRAATIERLKNVGYITLQGKKMQLTLKGRTAIELIRRAGVDLLTSPEMTGQWERRLYQISKGEAGQDKFMENVKKFTLSIIEKVRVQAPAPADAFGEDSRGGRGKGKGARTQAGNTRTPAKTASSGSTVKTSRQTSTSSSRAGSGKSAATKAPSSSASPSGVRELLAPCPSPGCTGQIIEGKKGYGCSRFKEGCSFVVWKEYAGKKITSTMLKSLIEKGSTQVLSFKRKDGSTVKARIILQDVVTGKLSGEKQDA; encoded by the coding sequence ATGAAGACACTGGTTATAGCGGAAAAACCCGACATGGGTCGAACCATTGCCGCCGTCATAGAACCAAAGGCCAAGAACAATCGCACGTATCTGGAAGGTGAACATTACATCATCACTTGGGCGATTGGGCATTTGCTTGGACTGGCCGAACCGGATGCCTATGATACAAAGTACAAACGCTGGAATATAGCGGACCTGCCGATCATACCCGATCAGTTCAAGATTGTACCCAATCCGAGAACAAAAGATCAGCTCAAAATGATTGGAGAACTGGCAAAACGGGCTTCAGCGATCGTTAATGCTTGCGATGCAGGGAGAGAAGGTCAGTACATCTTCGCCCTCATACAACAGCAATTGAAGCTGCGTCAGCCTGTAAAGCGTTTATGGATATCGGATTTGACGGCAGAGAGCATTAGACGTGGTTTTGATGGTCTGAAGGATGCCTCGGAATTTGAAAATTTGACCCATGCTGCTCGCGCAAGAAGTGAAGCCGATTGGCTGATCGGCATGAATGCCTCACGAGCGTTTACAACCCGCCATAATGCATTGTTGTCTGTAGGCCGTGTTCAGACGCCGGTACTCGCGCTAATCTACGATCGGGAAATAGAGATTGAAGCGTTCCAATCACAGACCTTTTATGAAGTAGCCGCCTGGTTTCGGCAGGAAGGTGTCGAGTACCGGGGACTGCGTCAGGGAGATAAGTTGACCGATGCGGAGGCAGCAGAGACCATTGCAGCCAGTGTGAAGGGCAAGACAGGGCAGATTACCAAATACGAAGCAAAGCAGACGAAGGAGTATCCGTATCGTTTGTATGATCTGACCCTTTTACAGCGTGAAGCCAATGCCAAGTTCGGATATGGTGCCAAAAAAACACTGGATATCGCACAGGCCTTGTATGAAAAACACAAGGTGATTTCGTATCCGCGGACAAACTCCAACTATGTTACAGAACAGAATATTGAAGGTATGCACAAAACACTAAACCTGCTTAAAAATGGTACCTATAGTGAGCTTGCGCAAGGGGCCAAGCCAGAGCTTGTTCATAAGAATAATAAAGGGGTATGTAATCCGAGCAGGGTTGAAGATCACCATGCAATTTTGCCTACATTAAAGCGACCAGGTACCTTATCCAAGGACGAACAGAACATCTATGATTTGATTGTCAGACGTTTCTTGTCTCACTTTTATCCTCCGGCGGAGTATAAGCAACATACCGTGCTCACCGAAGTGGAGAAACATCAGTTTAAGACATCTGTCAAAGAGCTGTTGTCCCTCGGATGGAAAGTGGTTCTCGGTTCTGGAGATCAGGAACAGGGCGGTGCAGGCAAGAAAAAGACCAAGAAAAACAACAATGAGGAAGAGGAAGCTGAAGAGTGGACGGACAAGGCTTTTGCTGTACAACCCGAATTGCCTGTTCAATGTACGAAGAGTGAGTTCAAGGAGAAGGCGACCCAGCCTCCCAAAAGTTATACCGAGGGAACATTGCTGAAAGCGATGGAGAGTGCAGGCAAGCAGATCGAGAATGAAGAGCTGCGAGATGCGATGAAAGATAGTGGTCTGGGTACTCCGGCTACACGTGCGGCTACAATTGAACGCCTCAAAAACGTGGGTTACATTACACTGCAAGGGAAGAAAATGCAGTTAACGCTCAAAGGCAGAACAGCTATTGAGTTGATTCGCCGTGCGGGTGTAGATCTGTTAACTTCACCTGAGATGACCGGGCAATGGGAAAGAAGATTATATCAGATTTCCAAAGGTGAGGCGGGTCAGGACAAGTTCATGGAGAACGTTAAGAAATTCACCTTGTCCATCATTGAGAAAGTGCGTGTACAAGCCCCGGCACCAGCAGATGCTTTTGGGGAAGATTCGCGTGGAGGTAGGGGAAAAGGCAAGGGAGCAAGAACCCAGGCCGGCAATACAAGGACACCTGCCAAGACAGCTAGTAGCGGTTCAACTGTAAAAACGTCCCGTCAGACTTCGACATCTTCATCGAGAGCCGGCAGTGGGAAAAGTGCGGCCACCAAGGCGCCGTCTTCTAGTGCGAGTCCATCCGGAGTAAGAGAGTTACTGGCACCTTGTCCTTCTCCCGGCTGCACGGGTCAGATTATAGAGGGCAAGAAGGGTTATGGATGCTCACGTTTCAAGGAAGGCTGCTCGTTTGTAGTTTGGAAAGAGTATGCGGGAAAAAAAATCACCAGTACGATGTTAAAATCGCTGATTGAGAAGGGCAGTACACAAGTACTGTCTTTCAAAAGGAAAGACGGAAGTACGGTGAAAGCACGTATTATTTTGCAGGACGTGGTAACAGGCAAGTTATCTGGTGAGAAGCAGGATGCGTGA
- the lpdA gene encoding dihydrolipoyl dehydrogenase has protein sequence MVVGDASLNIDTLVIGAGPGGYVAAIRAAQLGQSVLIVDKSELGGVCLNRGCIPSKALISAAHQYESALHGEAFGISAENVKVDFSKTQEFKNGVVKKMTGGVAGLLKGNKVEVFNGECMFINENEARVFNDHESPRYKFKNAIIATGSRPIELKPFPFGGRILSSTEALNLPEVPKSMIVIGGGYIGAELGQMYSKFGAKVTIIEGLDTVLPGFDKDMTSLVAKNMKKTGIEIVTGAKAESAEQTDKDVTVKYSVNGESKEVTADYLLVTVGRRPNTDGELGLDMIGVDVDERGFVKVDHQGRTSIPHIFAIGDIVSGLALAHKASYEGKVAAEAIAGQPSVVDYKCMPAVVFTDPECSSVGYTEKEAKEKGYKVKAGKFPYAGNGRAVSLNHAEGFVKIVADEESGLVLGCQIVGLEASNLIAELGLAIEMGATLEDLALTIHAHPTLGEIVMEAAELVMGHPIHIISR, from the coding sequence ATGGTAGTAGGCGACGCTTCTCTCAATATCGACACATTAGTAATTGGTGCGGGTCCTGGCGGCTATGTAGCTGCCATCCGCGCTGCTCAACTGGGCCAAAGCGTATTGATCGTAGACAAATCCGAACTGGGCGGTGTTTGTTTGAACCGTGGATGTATTCCATCCAAAGCCCTGATCTCTGCTGCACACCAATATGAGTCTGCACTTCACGGTGAAGCTTTTGGTATCTCTGCTGAGAACGTAAAAGTGGACTTCAGCAAAACTCAAGAGTTCAAAAACGGCGTTGTTAAGAAAATGACTGGCGGCGTAGCAGGTTTGCTCAAAGGCAACAAAGTTGAAGTTTTCAACGGTGAGTGCATGTTCATCAACGAAAACGAAGCTCGTGTATTCAATGACCACGAGTCTCCACGTTACAAATTTAAAAATGCAATTATTGCAACAGGTTCCCGTCCAATCGAACTGAAACCTTTCCCGTTTGGCGGACGCATTCTGTCTTCGACAGAAGCTCTGAACTTGCCTGAAGTACCAAAAAGCATGATCGTTATCGGTGGCGGATATATCGGTGCTGAGCTTGGTCAAATGTACTCCAAATTCGGTGCAAAAGTAACAATCATCGAAGGTTTGGATACAGTACTGCCAGGTTTCGATAAAGACATGACTAGCCTGGTGGCTAAAAACATGAAGAAAACAGGCATCGAAATCGTAACGGGTGCAAAAGCTGAAAGTGCTGAGCAAACGGATAAAGATGTAACTGTTAAGTACTCTGTAAATGGTGAGTCCAAAGAAGTAACTGCAGATTACCTGCTGGTAACTGTTGGACGTCGTCCAAACACAGATGGAGAACTTGGTCTCGACATGATTGGTGTTGACGTTGACGAGCGTGGATTTGTCAAAGTTGACCACCAAGGTCGTACCAGCATTCCTCACATCTTTGCTATCGGTGACATCGTATCTGGCTTGGCTCTGGCACACAAAGCTTCTTATGAAGGTAAAGTGGCTGCTGAAGCAATCGCAGGACAACCATCTGTAGTTGACTACAAATGTATGCCAGCTGTTGTGTTTACAGATCCAGAGTGTTCCAGCGTAGGTTACACTGAAAAAGAAGCAAAAGAAAAAGGTTACAAAGTAAAAGCAGGCAAGTTCCCTTATGCGGGTAACGGCCGTGCTGTATCTTTGAACCACGCTGAAGGCTTCGTGAAAATCGTAGCTGACGAAGAAAGCGGCCTTGTATTGGGTTGCCAAATCGTAGGTCTGGAAGCTTCCAACCTGATTGCTGAGCTTGGTTTGGCAATTGAGATGGGCGCTACTTTGGAAGATCTGGCTCTCACAATTCACGCTCACCCAACTTTGGGCGAAATCGTGATGGAAGCTGCGGAATTGGTTATGGGTCACCCGATCCACATCATCTCCCGTTAA
- a CDS encoding alpha-ketoacid dehydrogenase subunit beta, with product MAQMNMKEAIRDALRVELKRDPNVLLFGEDVGNVGGVFRVTEGLQKEFGEERVFDTPLAESAIGGLAVGLGVQGFRPVAEIQFVGFIFEALDQMVVQAARMRFRSGGKYNSPIVFRTPFGGGVKAAELHTDSLEGLLTQTPGIKVVVPSNPYDAKGLMIASIRDNDPVFFMEHLNLYHAFRAEVPEEDYVVELGKANVVREGSDVTIITYGMMVHTSVKAADELEKQGIKVEVIDLRTVSPIDIDTIVASVKKTNRAIVVQEAQKSAGVAAEVIAQINEKAILHLEAPVLRVAGPDTVYPFAQIEDTWLPNPARIVAAVNKVVNF from the coding sequence ATGGCACAAATGAACATGAAAGAAGCAATCCGTGATGCGCTTCGCGTGGAGTTGAAACGTGATCCTAACGTTCTGCTTTTCGGTGAAGACGTAGGTAATGTAGGCGGCGTTTTCCGTGTAACGGAAGGTCTGCAAAAAGAGTTTGGCGAAGAGCGTGTATTTGATACACCACTGGCTGAGTCCGCTATTGGTGGTCTGGCTGTAGGTCTGGGTGTACAAGGCTTCCGTCCGGTTGCTGAGATCCAATTCGTTGGTTTTATCTTCGAAGCCCTTGACCAAATGGTAGTGCAAGCTGCTCGTATGCGTTTCCGCTCCGGTGGAAAATACAATTCTCCAATCGTATTCCGTACACCATTCGGTGGCGGCGTAAAAGCGGCAGAATTGCATACAGATTCCCTGGAAGGTCTGCTCACGCAAACACCAGGTATCAAAGTCGTTGTTCCTTCTAACCCTTACGATGCAAAAGGTCTGATGATCGCTTCTATTCGCGATAACGATCCTGTATTCTTCATGGAGCACTTGAACTTGTACCATGCTTTCCGTGCTGAAGTGCCTGAAGAAGATTATGTTGTTGAGTTGGGTAAAGCGAACGTTGTTCGTGAAGGTTCTGATGTAACAATCATTACTTACGGTATGATGGTTCACACTTCTGTGAAAGCAGCAGATGAACTCGAAAAACAAGGAATCAAAGTTGAAGTTATCGACCTTCGTACGGTTAGCCCGATCGACATCGATACTATCGTTGCTTCCGTTAAGAAAACAAACCGTGCAATTGTTGTACAGGAAGCTCAAAAGAGCGCAGGTGTTGCAGCTGAAGTCATTGCCCAAATCAATGAAAAAGCAATCCTGCACTTGGAAGCACCGGTTCTGCGTGTAGCTGGCCCGGACACTGTATATCCATTTGCACAAATCGAAGATACATGGCTGCCTAACCCGGCGCGTATCGTTGCTGCGGTTAACAAAGTCGTAAATTTCTAA
- a CDS encoding HAD family hydrolase translates to MKIMKQHILFDLDDTLVYCNKYFNLILGEFFENMQEWFDGHSLTTQEIREKQLEIDVTGVNKLGFASHHFPQSLIDTYRYFSGKFNRLTSPREESYLSKLGMSVYDQEVEPYPHMVETLENLKGAGHSLYLYTGGETVIQQRKIDQMKLSAYFDDRIYIRQHKNVEALEGILSNGPFDRRATWMIGNSLRTDIMPAVKAGIHSIYIKQPNEWQYNIVELQPNPETSMYTITALEEVPKVIHENIQQQQQKRTLG, encoded by the coding sequence ATGAAAATAATGAAACAACATATTTTGTTTGACCTTGATGATACACTCGTATATTGCAACAAGTACTTCAACCTGATTTTGGGAGAATTCTTTGAGAATATGCAAGAGTGGTTTGATGGACATTCTCTGACAACACAAGAGATTCGGGAAAAACAGCTGGAGATCGATGTAACCGGAGTGAACAAGCTTGGTTTTGCAAGTCATCATTTCCCGCAATCCCTGATTGATACCTATCGTTACTTCTCCGGAAAGTTCAACAGATTAACTTCTCCCAGAGAAGAGTCCTATCTGAGCAAGTTGGGCATGAGTGTGTACGATCAGGAGGTTGAACCCTACCCTCATATGGTTGAAACGCTTGAGAACCTCAAAGGTGCTGGACATTCCCTCTACTTATATACCGGCGGCGAAACCGTGATTCAGCAGCGCAAGATTGATCAGATGAAACTCTCGGCTTATTTTGATGATCGGATCTATATCCGACAACACAAAAACGTCGAGGCACTGGAAGGCATTCTGTCTAACGGTCCGTTTGATCGTCGTGCAACATGGATGATCGGTAACTCACTGCGAACAGATATTATGCCGGCTGTAAAAGCCGGAATTCACAGCATATATATCAAACAACCGAATGAATGGCAATACAACATCGTAGAACTTCAACCTAATCCGGAAACATCGATGTATACCATCACTGCACTGGAAGAGGTACCAAAAGTCATACACGAAAATATACAACAGCAGCAACAAAAAAGGACCCTTGGTTAA